DNA sequence from the Oncorhynchus clarkii lewisi isolate Uvic-CL-2024 chromosome 24, UVic_Ocla_1.0, whole genome shotgun sequence genome:
acaggaatggaagacccagagttacctctgctgcagaggatagctCATGAGAGTTACCAGACTCAAAAATTGCATCCCAACTCAATTCTTCACAGAATTAACAGAAATAGACACATCTCACGTCCTTCATGGgcaattgctgcaaagaagccactactaaaggacaccaatgataagaagagacttgcttgatccaagaaacacaagcaatggacatcagaagggtggaaatctgtcccttGCTCTAaatagtccaaatttgagatttttggttccaagatgcagagtaggtgtatggatgatctccgcatatgtggttcccacagtgaagcatggaggaagtgtgatggtctgggggtattttgctggtgacactgtctgtgatttatttagaattcaaggcacacttacccagcatggctactacagaattctgcagcaatacgccatcccatctggtttgcgcttagtgggactatcatttgtttttcaacaggacaatgacgcaaaacacacctccaggctgtgtaagggctatttgaccgaaGAGAGtgattagatgacctggcctccacaatcactcgacctcaacccaattgagatggattgggatgagttggaccacaaggtgaaggaaaagcagccaacaagtgctcagcatatgtgagaactccttcaaaactattggaaaagcattcctcatgaagctggctgagagaattccaagcgtgcaaagctgtaatcaaggcaaaggggggctgtTTGAACGAATCTTAAATATAATTTTGGGGGGGATTTGTacttttggttattacatgattccatatgtgttatttcatagttttgatggcttcactattattcaacaatatagaaaatagtaagaataaagaaaaacccttcaaagagtagttgtgtccaaacttttgactggtactgtataacaccGTCTCCTACACTGACTAtaaaaaaacattaagaacacctgctattttcatgacataggctgaccaggtaaatccaagtgaaagctatgatcccgtattgatgtcacttgttatatccactttaatcactgtagatgaaggggaggagacaggttttttttaaaaatgttaagccttgagacaattgagacatggattgtgtaggtgcaccattcagagggtgaatgggcaagacaacatttttaagtgcctttgaagggTGATTATTATGTAGCAGGTgacaggcacaccggtttgaatgtgtcaagaactgctatGCTGCCggggttttcatgctcaacagtttctgaCAAatagaggctgttctgagggcaaaaggggcagagtgcaactcaatatcaggaaggtgttcctaatgttcggTATGTGTATATGTTGTTTGCTGGAGGTTCATCAGGTCAAGGTTTACATTATGCCTACCCTtcataaattatatatttttatggcCACCACAACAAAGTCTCTTTGTCTAACAATGGATTTACCGCCTAAAATAAAACTAGACCCTGTAGCAAAAGCATTCATAGCATCACTCCAAATGGAGGAAAGAACTGTGCTTATCCTGGAAACAAGTGCTAACATCCTATAGGATAAGCCTATAATAGCCATTCTCAAATAAAACAACCCATTTGTGAGGAGGAGCAAGATAACAATATATGAATCAACACATTGGTTCTGAAACACAGATTTTATTCAAACAAACAATTAAAAATAGTGTATCTGCCAGAATACATAAAGCACAGTCGAAAGCAGAATTGCATACAATCTCTAGAACATTCGTTCATGTGTTATTTCGGAAAAAATCAAAATGATCGATAAAGACATCAGCATGATTGTTGTTAAAGTTATAAtaatttttatttacattttttgggaTTGGCGGGTTAAGCCATGGCGCaaaaaataacataacatttttATATTGAAACTAAAGAGATGCGATGTAGTATACGCAGTAAAGGCCCAGTTGTAGATTAATTAACATGATGTAAAGGTTTTCCAGAAGAAGTTCTTGCATCCAGCCTTGCGTTCACGCGGCGCCAGTACTGGGCCAGCTGCACGCTCCAGCTCGAGACGCACATCCTCCTGCTCCACGCCACGAGACAGGTCATCTGACTCAATCGCCTCGTTCTCTGCTAGTGCAAGCTCTGAGAGCAGCTCTGCAAGTGTATACCTGGAAAGCTCCTGAAAATAgataaaataacataacatttttATTTCTTCTCTTTTGTGGAGActgaaaaatacacattttagcAACAGGATCCATTGAAATAGAAACAAATCAACACGCCTTAATAAAATGTAGCCTACCCATTTAGGAAGGAAATCAGTGTTTGAATGTTGTTTTCTCTTCCCTCACATTGCTAAAATATATGTAGGCTATTTGATCtgcattatttatatttatttaagaTGGCTGCAAATCTTTAAAATTACCTTTCCTACGCTGTTACGCATGAACCGATCACTTAAACTGAGATGTAAAACAACTTTTTAATTCCAACATGTGTTTCATTTTCTTTGAAGAAGACGTTTCATTAATAAACATTAACATTAAAACCCATTCCACTGTATGTTTTAACTATTCTTGTCAAGTTGTGTTTGTAATTGACAACTACCTACAGCAGACCCCAAATTCCAGAGACATCTTTCGTTTTTATTTGATACATTTTCATTTTAAAGGTTGATTTAAAATATAGAACAATTCACATTTACATTTCGTTAGTTGCTCTGATAGCAGTCTTTCCACATTCCTCGGCacttaataatatgcatgtcaatctttcATGGCTCAATTTAGAGGATAGATTGATTTCATCACTACTTCTATTTACGAGAAGTATTGatatgttgaatgcaccgagctgtctgtttaaactagtagcacacagctcaggcacccatgcatactccacaagacatgccaccagtggTATTTTCATAATCCCCAAGTCTAGAACaaactatgggaggcgcacagtccCACATAGAGCTACGGCTACTTAGagcaatgactacatggaacCCTATTTCACATCAAaaaactcatgcaagcagtaaaatcagatttaaaaacggattaaactacaccttatggaacagcaggggctatgaagagagacacaggcacagacacgcatacacacatacatgataacgtatacacacacatacacatggattttgtgttgtctATATGTgggaacacacttaatatgttatggaatatgttgtgaaatgtatttttaattgtataactggcttaattttgctggaccccaaaTATTTGTACAAATACAAATACGTAATTTCGTGGTCGCTTCCGCACCATGAAAATGCGCATCATGCTGCATCTTGCTAATTAGATCGATTAATTTCCACATGCACCTGCAAGTAAAACCGCAGGGATAAATGTATGGCAACACACTGTTTAACCTTAAATCTGTATAATGTATAATCTCTATACTCTGGAAGTAAATCTACTTAAAATGTAGTTTGCAGCTGTACCACCAGCTCTGAAAAATAGGATACTATGGCCACAGTAGCTGGCGAAGAACGAAAACTTATAATTAAAGTCTGATTGAAGGTATTTACCTGTTTGCCTGCAGGTGCCATGAGTGACCGTTGAAGAAGCTGGCGAAGTTTGGCATCGGATGGAGCGGCAGAGACACTGCTGATGGCCAAGGCTAGGGAAAGCAGCGCTAGGGCGCACTGGACACGCGTCGAGAGCATCTTCTTTTGTGTATCGGGGTGGCAGAGGATGGATGAAGGCGGTTCAATTGGGCAGAAGATAGTCGAGATGGTGTTCTCTTCGGGTTATGCTGCTCCTTCTGTTGTTCTAGTGCCCCCTCCGAACCCGTCTTTTAAACGGTTCGTCTGTGGTCAGGTGGTAAGGGGGGTTTCCTTCTGGCGCGTAACGTTTGAGTGATGATTCCAAGTGACAACGTTTCCAACGATTAGAGAGTCGTGCGCATCCTTCGAGAAAAGGGAATTCAAGATCCTTTCATTTATTGAATATCGCCCGATTAGTGAAATAGGGTTTACTTGGTAGAGACTTTCACTCCGTGTGGATCTTATTGAATTTCAACAAGTTCGTTTATTTTTTTTCGCCCAATGAAATGAACTCAAGGCCCTGTAATGGAAAATCAACAACACATACATCATGAATAGGCTACAATGTGTCAAACTGGCCTCCACTTTAATGACTATAGGATTTCATGATGAGTCTGAACGTCACTTATGCCTGAACTGTTATTATTCTTCATAAATACAGCTGTTGGAAATATCTAACATATTGTTTCTACATAtaggacatacagtatattttttcCAATTTAGAGGACTCTTAAACTCATTCAAAACACTTCTCATATGGGTATTTTCGCTCGCTACTTCACGTCATTGCGCATGCCTGCAATGATCCTTTTGCATTTACAACAATTCCATTATTATCGAACAAAATATCAGTATGATGAGACAAATATGTCTACATTGGAATAAAGCAAGTGAAGCAGCAAATGGAATTCACTTAATCCTGTagttttttgtattattataaaGGGGCACTTTTATTTGAAAATGGACGTAATTCTTCTTCATTTCATTCATTCTTCGGGCACACACAAGAAAAAAACTCATGTTGACCTGCAATGGATGTGGAGTGAGTTTCGTGGAAGAGTTCTGAATCCCAGTGGAATACTCAGAATAGCCTACTATCCCATTAACTTCCAGAAATTAACATTGTAGTGCACATGCTTTCAAACGAAATATCCCTTTTGATAGTCACATACTGTCACCACTGTTTGTAATTTTGTGGCCTACATATACAAAGACTTAATTAGACCAAATCCTGGTGTTATATTTGCTTTCCAGCCTTATGAGCTTCCCAATTTCTTGCCTGCATATGTAGAGTCGTAAGTGCGCAATAGTCTCTGTTTATAGCGTTTACCTTCTAAGCCATTGTAATAAGACTTCTAAAGAAGACTGCTATAGCTATTCAAATAGTTATCGAGACTACccgcattgaccctttttgcactaaatatcttgcactgactctatgcacacacggTGGattacacccacacactcacacatacttacattgattccccaacacacacacacaacattcgcccacatacacactgacgccacgcacaaacacacgcgcgcgcgcgcgcacacacacacacacacacacacacacacaagccacaTTATCCCTActtgtatgtacagtacatagctacGTCAATTACGCCAGCAACAAATgcagacactacacatccaagtatatctgaccaaattatgaaagacaagcattgtcattttgagtttcgtaaagtgagtgtggaagaggtttTAAAACCTGTCTATCAACAATGGcaagccacctgggtctgacaacctggatggaaaattactgagaatagcggacgatattgccactgcTATTTGCCATATCTGCAATTCAAG
Encoded proteins:
- the LOC139382752 gene encoding somatostatin-1A, encoding MLSTRVQCALALLSLALAISSVSAAPSDAKLRQLLQRSLMAPAGKQELSRYTLAELLSELALAENEAIESDDLSRGVEQEDVRLELERAAGPVLAPRERKAGCKNFFWKTFTSC